CGGCCCGGGGTTCTGGACGCGGCGAATCCGACCCCCCGCCGCTTCTAGACTTTCTCCACCTGCACGGCGCAGACCTTGAATTCGGGAATCTTCCCCCACGGATCGAGCACATCCACGGTGAGAAGGTTCGCCGCCGCTTCCACATAGTGAAAAGGGATGAACACCTCCCCCGGCCGAACGCGGGGGGATTTACGGGCCGCGAGTTCAATCTCCCCCCGCCGGGAGCGCACCCGCACAAGGGCGCCGTCGCTGATCCTCTTCCGGCGGAGATCGGCCTCGTTTATTTCGACATAGGCCGCGGGCTCCGCCGCATCGAGGGCGCCCGCCCGGCGGGTCATCGCGCCGGTGTGCCAGTGATAGAGATTCCGCCCGGTGTTAAGGACGAAGGGATATTTCCGGTCGGGAAGCTCGTGCGGGGGCGCAAACGCCACCGGAACGAGCCGCCCACGCCCCGTCGGCGTCGGAAACCGTTCCTCAAAGAGAATCGCCGTGCCCGGATGATCGAGTGCGGGACAGGGCCAGCTCACGCCCCCCTTCTCCAGCCGCGCATAGGTCAGCCCCGCCATCTGCGGAGTGAGCTCTGCGATCTCGGCGAAAATTTCCTCGGGCGATGCGTAGTCCATCGGGTAGCCCATCCGCTCCGCCAGCTCGGCGATGATGCGCCAGTCCACGCGCGCCTGACCGGGCGGCTCGACCGCCTTTCTCCCAAGCTGCACCCGCCGATCGGTGTTGGTGTAGGTCCCCGTCTTCTCCGGAAACGCCGTAGCGGGGAGAATCACATCCGCGAAGGCGGCGGTTTCGGTCAGGAAAATATCCTGGACGGTGAGATGCGCCAGCCGGGCGAGCGCCTCGCGGGTCAGGTTGAGATTCGGATCGCTCATGGCGGGATTCTCGCCCATGATGTACATCCCGCGGATTTCGCCCGCATGGGCTGCGTGCATGACCTCCATCACCGTCAGGCCAGCCGCCGCATCGAGCGGCCGGCCCCACGCCCGCTCGAACTTCGCGCGCACTTCGGGCCGCGTCACATCCTGATAGCCGGGATAAACCATCGGGATCAGACCGACATCGGAGGCCCCCTGAACGTTGTTCTGCCCCCTGAGCGGATGGAGACCCGTGCCCGGCCTGCCGATCTGGCCGCAAATCAGGCAGAGCGCGATGAGCGCCCGGCAGTTGTCCGTCCCCGTCGTGTGCTGGGAGAGCCCCATCCCCCAGAAGCAGATGGAGCGCTCGGAGGCCGCATAGCGCCGGGCGGTCTCACGGATCAGCGCAGCGGGGACCCCCGTGATGCGGGCCACCCGCTCCGGCGAATACGCCTTCACCTCTTTTTGGAGTTCTCCGAATCCCTCGGTCCGCCTCTCCACAAACTCCCGGTCGTAGAGCCCCTCCTCGATGACCACGTGCAGGAGCCCGTTGAAGACGGCGACATCGGTTCCGGGGCGGAAGCGCAGATGGATGCTCGCGTGGCGGACGAGATCGATCCGCCGCGGATCGGCGACGGCGAGCGTCGCCCCCTTTTCCACCGCCTCCTTGATGAAGGTCGCCGCCACCGGATGATTTTCCGTGGTATTCGATCCTGCCACAAAGATGAAGTCCGCCTGCATCACATCAGAAAAGGGATTACTCACGGCGCCGCTGCCGATGGTCTCCATCAGCGCCGCCACCGAGCTGGCGTGGCACAGCCGCGTGCAGTGATCGACGTTGTTCGTTCCGAGTGCGGCGCGGATCAGCTTCTGGAACAGGTAGCACTCCTCGTTCGAGCATTTGGCCGAGCCGAAACCCGCGAGCGCGGAGGAGCCATGCGCATTTTTGATCTCCACGAGCGCCCCGGCGGTGCGCGAGAGCGCCTCCTCCCAGGTGCCCTCGCGGAAAAGGGAAAGCGGATTCGTGGGAAGCGCCGCCGTCTTGGGCGCGCCCTCTTTTCGGATCAGCGGAACGGTGAGCCTTCCTTCATGATGGGCGTAGTCGTATCCATACCGCCCCTTCACGCACAGGCGGCCCTGGTTGACGGTGTTCTCCGATCTCCCCTCCACAGCGACAATCCGGTTCCCCTTCACCTGATAGGTGATGGCGCAGCCGACGCCGCAGTAAGGGCAGAGCGAATCCACTTTCCGGCCGGATTTTTTCGTTTCGCTTTCAACGAGCGGCTTGTCCACAAGCGCCCCGGTCGGGCAGGCGGCCGCGCACTCCCCGCAGGAGACGCAGCTCGACGCCCCCATCGGGGCTTCGGCATCGAAGACGATGCGCGCCGCCGCCCCCTTCCCGGCCCTTCCGATAACGTGATTGCCCTGCACATCGGCGCACGCGCGGATGCACCTGTCGCAGAGGATGCAGGCGTTCAGGTCAACGGTGATGACCGAGGAAGAGATGTCCACCATCCCGGCGGAGGCCGTGCGAGCGCTTTCGTTCGCCGCGACGCCGAGGTCCCTCGCCAGCGCTTCGAGTTCACATCCCGGGCCTTCTGATTCGGCCGCGCAGGGGCTTGGATGATCCGCCATCAGCATCCGGACGAGCGCCCGCTGGGCACGCACAACCCGCGCGCCCTTCGTACTGACTTCCATCCCCGCCTCCACCGCGCGGCAGCAGGAGGGCGCGAGCACCCGGGCGCCC
The nucleotide sequence above comes from bacterium. Encoded proteins:
- the fdhF gene encoding formate dehydrogenase subunit alpha; amino-acid sequence: MPDIPEISFLLDGKKVRAAQGDTIWEAAAAQGGEIPRLCYQPGLSPAGVCRVCAVEVAGARVLAPSCCRAVEAGMEVSTKGARVVRAQRALVRMLMADHPSPCAAESEGPGCELEALARDLGVAANESARTASAGMVDISSSVITVDLNACILCDRCIRACADVQGNHVIGRAGKGAAARIVFDAEAPMGASSCVSCGECAAACPTGALVDKPLVESETKKSGRKVDSLCPYCGVGCAITYQVKGNRIVAVEGRSENTVNQGRLCVKGRYGYDYAHHEGRLTVPLIRKEGAPKTAALPTNPLSLFREGTWEEALSRTAGALVEIKNAHGSSALAGFGSAKCSNEECYLFQKLIRAALGTNNVDHCTRLCHASSVAALMETIGSGAVSNPFSDVMQADFIFVAGSNTTENHPVAATFIKEAVEKGATLAVADPRRIDLVRHASIHLRFRPGTDVAVFNGLLHVVIEEGLYDREFVERRTEGFGELQKEVKAYSPERVARITGVPAALIRETARRYAASERSICFWGMGLSQHTTGTDNCRALIALCLICGQIGRPGTGLHPLRGQNNVQGASDVGLIPMVYPGYQDVTRPEVRAKFERAWGRPLDAAAGLTVMEVMHAAHAGEIRGMYIMGENPAMSDPNLNLTREALARLAHLTVQDIFLTETAAFADVILPATAFPEKTGTYTNTDRRVQLGRKAVEPPGQARVDWRIIAELAERMGYPMDYASPEEIFAEIAELTPQMAGLTYARLEKGGVSWPCPALDHPGTAILFEERFPTPTGRGRLVPVAFAPPHELPDRKYPFVLNTGRNLYHWHTGAMTRRAGALDAAEPAAYVEINEADLRRKRISDGALVRVRSRRGEIELAARKSPRVRPGEVFIPFHYVEAAANLLTVDVLDPWGKIPEFKVCAVQVEKV